A genomic stretch from Cydia amplana chromosome 1, ilCydAmpl1.1, whole genome shotgun sequence includes:
- the LOC134647959 gene encoding protein no-on-transient A isoform X1 — translation MRTSLFLAGACALLLSISAAPAPEPAPAPAPGPDPAAAAAAINDNTPEIIEIIAPAASAQETLSTLNLGAPAAELSERNKRTIGILRQLFPTLTQIIEQKVQQITSVVLQTFGPVVLRAFLGNRNGGGGGGMEGGGGGSIELDDDDEATTTTTTTTAAPDEPERRRRRWALVYRPEVPEQQQNLLSGAESQQAEVRVAFGEQQQQALEQRSDEDQQTAAQTNNAAIDEITLDDADNSEENRNKRFLSFGGSSGGPSSAAGGSGNFLFDIVRLVAGSSGGSSGGGEAVGGGSDTEGDDTAAKGDNLTEGVPGPITRLFIIANRGIANLIQDLILRLAQTSERIVNFKARLITSII, via the exons ATGAGAACGTCCCTATTCCTGGCGGGTGCTTGCGCCCTGCTGCTGTCCATCAGCGCCGCGCCCGCCCCCGAACCCGCGCCAGCGCCAGCGCCAGGGCCCGACCCAGCGGCCGCCGCAGCTGCCATCAACGACAATACGCCCGAAATCATCGAGATTATTGCTCCCGCCGCCAGTGCACAG GAGACGCTGTCGACGCTAAACCTCGGCGCGCCAGCCGCAGAGCTCAGCGAACGTAACAAGCGCACCATCGGTATCTTGCGGCAGCTCTTCCCAACGCTAACGCAG ATTATCGAACAGAAGGTGCAGCAGATCACTAGCGTGGTACTGCAAACGTTCGGGCCTGTGGTTTTACGCGCCTTCTTGGGCAATCGTAacggcggcggtggcggcggcatGGAGGGAGGCGGCGGTGGCTCCATCGAGCTCGACGATGACGACGAAGCGACGACTACAACAACAACCACTACCGCTGCTCCTGACGAGCCTGAGCGCCGACGTCGGCGCTGGGCGCTAGTCTACCGCCCG GAGGTGCCGGAGCAGCAGCAGAACTTACTATCGGGCGCCGAGTCCCAGCAAGCGGAGGTCCGGGTAGCATTCGGCGAACAACAGCAGCAGGCGCTCGAGCAGCGCTCTGACGAAGACCAACAAACTGCCGCTCAGACCAATAACGCTGCCATTGATGAAATCACGCTCGATGATGCCGACAACAGTGAAGAAAACAGAAATAAGAG ATTCCTGAGCTTCGGTGGCTCGTCGGGCGGCCCGAGCAGCGCCGCCGGCGGCTCTGGAAACTTCCTCTTCGATATCGTCAGG CTGGTAGCCGGGTCCTCGGGTGGCTCGTCGGGCGGTGGCGAAGCTGTCGGGGGAGGCTCCGACACCGAAGGAGACGATACTGCCGCTAAGGGTGACAACCTCACCGAGGGTGTCCCCGGCCCCATCACGCGGTTGTTCATCATCGCCAACCGCGGCATCGCCAACCTGATCCAGGACCTCATCCTGAGACTGGCACAGACCTCAGAGCGAATAGTCAACTTCAAGGCGCGACTGATCACCTCCATCATCTAA
- the LOC134647959 gene encoding uncharacterized protein LOC134647959 isoform X2: MRTSLFLAGACALLLSISAAPAPEPAPAPAPGPDPAAAAAAINDNTPEIIEIIAPAASAQETLSTLNLGAPAAELSERNKRTIGILRQLFPTLTQEVPEQQQNLLSGAESQQAEVRVAFGEQQQQALEQRSDEDQQTAAQTNNAAIDEITLDDADNSEENRNKRFLSFGGSSGGPSSAAGGSGNFLFDIVRLVAGSSGGSSGGGEAVGGGSDTEGDDTAAKGDNLTEGVPGPITRLFIIANRGIANLIQDLILRLAQTSERIVNFKARLITSII; the protein is encoded by the exons ATGAGAACGTCCCTATTCCTGGCGGGTGCTTGCGCCCTGCTGCTGTCCATCAGCGCCGCGCCCGCCCCCGAACCCGCGCCAGCGCCAGCGCCAGGGCCCGACCCAGCGGCCGCCGCAGCTGCCATCAACGACAATACGCCCGAAATCATCGAGATTATTGCTCCCGCCGCCAGTGCACAG GAGACGCTGTCGACGCTAAACCTCGGCGCGCCAGCCGCAGAGCTCAGCGAACGTAACAAGCGCACCATCGGTATCTTGCGGCAGCTCTTCCCAACGCTAACGCAG GAGGTGCCGGAGCAGCAGCAGAACTTACTATCGGGCGCCGAGTCCCAGCAAGCGGAGGTCCGGGTAGCATTCGGCGAACAACAGCAGCAGGCGCTCGAGCAGCGCTCTGACGAAGACCAACAAACTGCCGCTCAGACCAATAACGCTGCCATTGATGAAATCACGCTCGATGATGCCGACAACAGTGAAGAAAACAGAAATAAGAG ATTCCTGAGCTTCGGTGGCTCGTCGGGCGGCCCGAGCAGCGCCGCCGGCGGCTCTGGAAACTTCCTCTTCGATATCGTCAGG CTGGTAGCCGGGTCCTCGGGTGGCTCGTCGGGCGGTGGCGAAGCTGTCGGGGGAGGCTCCGACACCGAAGGAGACGATACTGCCGCTAAGGGTGACAACCTCACCGAGGGTGTCCCCGGCCCCATCACGCGGTTGTTCATCATCGCCAACCGCGGCATCGCCAACCTGATCCAGGACCTCATCCTGAGACTGGCACAGACCTCAGAGCGAATAGTCAACTTCAAGGCGCGACTGATCACCTCCATCATCTAA